The following coding sequences are from one Wenzhouxiangella sp. AB-CW3 window:
- the ftsA gene encoding cell division protein FtsA, with translation MAKRPEKSLVVGLDIGTSKIVAIVGEVQPDGQVEVIGLGTHPSRGLKRGVVVDIESTEQSIQRAVEEAELMADCEIHSVFAGIAGNHISSLNSHGAVAIRDKEVTDGDVERVLESARAVAIPADQRILHVLPQEYVIDSTDGIRQPVGMSGVRLEARVHLVTAAVSAVQNVTKCVARCGLQVDDLILQQLASSYAVLSDDEKDLGIGLVDIGAGTTDIAVFTEGAIRYTACIPIAGDLVTNDIAVALRTPTVHAEEIKIKYACALEQLASSDETIQVPSVGDRPPRRLERQTLAQVVEARYRELFNHVHKQLRQSGFESMIPAGLVLTGGGSKMEGVVELAEEILHMPVRLGAPQHVTGLSEVVNNQIHATGVGLLIYGSRMDTPRHGGFGRGGESLWNRIRNWFQGEF, from the coding sequence ATGGCTAAGCGGCCGGAAAAATCACTGGTGGTCGGGCTGGATATCGGCACGAGCAAGATCGTGGCCATCGTCGGCGAGGTGCAGCCCGACGGCCAGGTCGAGGTGATCGGACTGGGCACGCACCCGTCGCGCGGGCTCAAGCGCGGCGTGGTGGTGGATATCGAGTCAACCGAGCAGTCCATTCAGCGGGCCGTCGAGGAGGCCGAGCTGATGGCCGACTGCGAAATCCACTCGGTGTTTGCCGGCATTGCCGGCAACCATATCAGTTCGCTGAACTCGCACGGCGCCGTGGCGATTCGCGACAAGGAGGTCACCGACGGTGATGTCGAGCGCGTGCTCGAATCGGCCCGTGCGGTCGCCATACCGGCCGACCAGCGCATCCTGCACGTGCTGCCCCAGGAATATGTTATCGATTCCACCGACGGCATTCGCCAGCCAGTGGGTATGTCGGGCGTTCGCCTGGAGGCCCGAGTCCACCTGGTCACCGCCGCGGTCAGCGCGGTGCAGAACGTGACTAAGTGCGTGGCGCGCTGCGGCCTGCAGGTCGATGACCTGATCCTGCAGCAGCTCGCCTCCAGCTACGCCGTTTTGAGCGACGACGAAAAGGACCTGGGCATCGGGCTGGTCGATATCGGCGCCGGCACCACGGACATTGCCGTGTTTACCGAGGGCGCGATTCGCTACACCGCCTGCATCCCGATTGCCGGCGACCTGGTCACCAACGATATTGCCGTGGCACTGCGCACACCGACGGTGCATGCCGAGGAAATCAAGATCAAGTATGCCTGCGCGCTAGAGCAGCTGGCCAGCTCCGACGAGACCATCCAGGTGCCCAGCGTGGGTGATCGCCCGCCCCGGCGGCTGGAGCGCCAGACTCTGGCCCAGGTGGTCGAGGCGCGTTATCGAGAACTGTTCAACCATGTCCACAAGCAACTGCGCCAGTCCGGTTTCGAATCGATGATTCCGGCCGGCCTTGTGCTGACCGGGGGCGGCTCGAAGATGGAGGGCGTAGTCGAGTTGGCCGAGGAAATCCTGCACATGCCGGTGCGCCTTGGCGCTCCACAGCATGTCACCGGCTTGAGCGAAGTTGTCAACAACCAGATTCACGCCACCGGAGTCGGGCTGCTGATTTACGGCAGCCGCATGGACACACCGCGCCATGGTGGCTTCGGACGCGGTGGAGAAAGTCTCTGGAACCGAATCAGAAACTGGTTCCAGGGGGAGTTTTGA
- the ftsW gene encoding putative lipid II flippase FtsW, which translates to MSSAISRRQARRSGEIPAGVDLDAGLVLSTVGLLGIGVVMVASTSMAVAESYAVSGWHFIARHIIYIGLGIAAAGLFRFVGTRHLQALAPLCFPLAVVLLLLPFIPGLGHEVNGSLRWIDLGFTRFQVVEAVKLILIVFVAGYLARRPELGRGRFLEIIKPLLVVGLLSIILLRQPDMGSAVILVAITGGMIWLAGAAWKHLFVLGLGSVPLLTFAALEPYRFQRVMTFVDPWADPFNSGFQLTQALIAVGRGQITGVGMGASVQKLYYLPEAHTDFIFAVLAEEFGLIGIVLVMVLFAVLIGRIFAIGLKARAMERPFAAFLVWGVGLWIGFQALVSMGVNLGMLPTKGLTLPLISAGGSSLIMTLIGIGLVLRVHWELSVAQRQTPRRRRGWQV; encoded by the coding sequence ATGAGCAGCGCGATCTCACGCAGGCAGGCACGACGCTCGGGCGAGATCCCCGCCGGTGTCGACCTGGATGCGGGCCTGGTGTTGAGCACCGTGGGGCTGCTGGGTATCGGCGTGGTCATGGTGGCGTCGACTTCGATGGCCGTGGCCGAAAGCTATGCAGTCTCCGGCTGGCACTTCATCGCCCGCCACATCATCTATATCGGACTGGGCATTGCCGCGGCCGGGCTGTTCCGCTTTGTCGGTACACGTCATCTGCAAGCGCTCGCGCCGCTGTGCTTTCCCCTGGCCGTGGTGCTGCTGCTGCTGCCTTTTATTCCGGGTCTGGGCCACGAGGTCAATGGCTCGCTGCGCTGGATCGATTTGGGTTTCACGCGCTTTCAGGTGGTCGAGGCGGTCAAGCTGATTCTGATCGTGTTCGTGGCCGGCTATCTGGCCCGTCGACCCGAGCTGGGACGCGGCCGCTTTCTGGAGATCATCAAGCCGCTGCTGGTTGTCGGCCTGCTGTCGATCATTCTGCTTCGCCAGCCCGACATGGGCTCGGCGGTCATCCTGGTGGCCATCACCGGCGGCATGATCTGGCTGGCCGGGGCCGCCTGGAAGCACCTGTTCGTGCTTGGTCTGGGCAGCGTGCCGCTGTTGACCTTCGCGGCCCTGGAGCCCTACCGCTTTCAGCGGGTCATGACTTTCGTCGACCCCTGGGCCGACCCTTTCAACAGCGGATTCCAGCTCACCCAGGCCCTGATTGCAGTCGGTCGAGGCCAGATTACCGGTGTCGGGATGGGTGCCAGTGTGCAGAAACTCTATTACCTGCCCGAGGCGCACACGGATTTCATCTTCGCGGTGCTGGCCGAAGAATTCGGGCTGATCGGCATTGTGCTGGTCATGGTCCTGTTCGCGGTGCTGATCGGCCGGATCTTCGCCATTGGTCTGAAGGCCCGGGCGATGGAGCGGCCATTCGCGGCTTTCCTGGTCTGGGGCGTGGGTTTGTGGATCGGTTTTCAGGCGCTGGTTTCCATGGGCGTCAACCTGGGCATGCTGCCCACCAAGGGGCTGACCCTGCCCTTGATCTCGGCCGGCGGCAGCAGCCTGATCATGACCCTGATCGGAATCGGGCTGGTGTTGCGGGTGCACTGGGAGTTGAGTGTGGCGCAGCGCCAGACACCGCGTCGTCGCAGGGGGTGGCAGGTATGA
- the murG gene encoding undecaprenyldiphospho-muramoylpentapeptide beta-N-acetylglucosaminyltransferase has protein sequence MSSPMVMIMAGGTGGHIFPGLAVAEELKGSGAAVTWLGTAAGLESRLVPERGIALERITIGGLRGRGLAGWLLAPWRVMRAVWQARAILRRHRPACVLSMGGYVAGPGALAARLMGIPLVIHEQNAIAGLTNRLLRPLARRVMTGFPDTLRGGEHVGNPVRADIVAMAPPAERMAGRTGPLRLLVVGGSQGAAVFSEQVPEALADMPPSARPVVVHQAGRQYEQTRSAYERLGVEGEIHEFIEDMATALGQADLALCRSGALTVSELSAAGVASILVPFPHAVDDHQTANARFLSDADAAWLLPQAELDAGKLSGLLSEMSRERLMAMAARARNKARTDAAEQVARACLEVAR, from the coding sequence ATGAGCAGCCCCATGGTGATGATCATGGCTGGAGGCACCGGCGGGCATATTTTCCCGGGGCTGGCCGTGGCCGAAGAGCTCAAGGGCAGCGGTGCGGCCGTGACCTGGCTGGGCACCGCGGCCGGACTGGAAAGCCGCCTGGTGCCCGAACGTGGCATCGCCCTGGAACGTATTACGATTGGTGGATTGCGCGGTCGCGGGCTGGCCGGCTGGTTGCTGGCGCCCTGGCGCGTGATGCGGGCGGTATGGCAGGCCCGTGCCATCCTCAGGCGTCATCGCCCCGCCTGCGTGCTGAGCATGGGCGGATACGTGGCCGGTCCCGGCGCGCTGGCAGCGCGCCTGATGGGTATCCCCCTGGTCATCCACGAGCAGAATGCCATCGCCGGACTGACCAACCGCCTTCTGCGTCCGCTGGCCCGGCGTGTAATGACCGGCTTTCCCGATACCCTGCGCGGCGGCGAGCATGTCGGCAACCCGGTTCGTGCAGATATCGTCGCCATGGCCCCGCCGGCCGAGCGTATGGCTGGCCGCACCGGCCCGCTTCGACTGCTCGTGGTGGGCGGTAGTCAGGGTGCGGCGGTCTTTTCCGAGCAGGTGCCCGAAGCGTTGGCCGACATGCCACCGTCAGCCCGACCTGTCGTAGTGCACCAGGCCGGACGCCAGTATGAACAGACCCGCAGTGCCTATGAGCGCCTTGGCGTCGAGGGCGAGATACACGAGTTCATTGAAGACATGGCCACCGCTCTGGGCCAGGCTGATCTGGCCCTGTGCCGATCCGGCGCCTTGACGGTCTCCGAACTGTCGGCTGCCGGGGTGGCATCCATCCTGGTGCCGTTTCCTCATGCCGTCGACGATCATCAGACGGCCAATGCCCGCTTCCTGTCCGATGCCGATGCCGCCTGGCTGTTGCCGCAGGCGGAACTGGATGCCGGGAAGCTGTCGGGCTTGCTGAGCGAGATGAGCCGCGAGAGGCTCATGGCAATGGCCGCCCGGGCCCGTAATAAAGCCCGCACGGATGCAGCCGAGCAGGTTGCCCGGGCCTGCCTGGAGGTGGCGCGATGA
- a CDS encoding UDP-N-acetylmuramoyl-L-alanyl-D-glutamate--2,6-diaminopimelate ligase, with protein MTGKLTLRALLEGLVPDYAGPDCPVSGLVLDSRKVRAGDVFVAIGGTAGHGLDYVDSALRAGCAAILHDGGGSTPDCPEVPVVEVHQLGRQLDVLARRMWGDPGRDLDLVAVTGTNGKSSVAWLLAQALDGAMIGTLGVGRPGEHLPADMTTPDLFTLYRELARLRDSGLRTVVLEASSHALDQGRLAGLCFTSVIFTTLGHDHLDYHADRNAYAEAKARLFTDFVSQRQLINLDDLFGRELAGRLAGPGCIGYSRTDQADASVRVDAFTSSSEGLSARLWLDQQVLEVRSCLIGQVNLWNLMVVAAELAERGRSLPDIAEQISRLMPVPGRMQPVRDGDGRLAVIDYAHTPDALDNALVSLRELTRGELWCVFGCGGNRDSAKRDRMGRIAEGRADHVVLTDDNPRHEDGLAIIRDIQAGMQRPERSIVIRDRARAIHKALSDCAADDVVLIAGKGHETEQVIGDQRLPFDDAVCARQALEALPC; from the coding sequence ATGACCGGCAAGCTGACGCTCCGTGCACTTCTTGAAGGCCTGGTGCCGGATTACGCCGGGCCCGATTGTCCGGTTTCCGGTCTGGTGCTTGATTCGCGCAAGGTTCGGGCCGGTGATGTCTTCGTGGCCATCGGCGGAACCGCCGGTCACGGTCTGGATTACGTGGACTCAGCGCTTCGGGCCGGTTGCGCGGCGATCCTTCACGATGGTGGCGGATCAACGCCGGATTGCCCCGAAGTGCCGGTGGTCGAGGTGCATCAGCTGGGTCGGCAACTGGATGTTCTGGCGCGGCGCATGTGGGGCGATCCGGGTCGTGACCTTGACCTGGTCGCGGTCACCGGTACGAACGGCAAGTCCTCCGTGGCCTGGCTGCTCGCCCAGGCACTGGACGGTGCCATGATCGGCACCCTGGGTGTTGGTCGACCCGGTGAGCACCTTCCGGCCGACATGACCACGCCCGATCTGTTTACGCTCTACCGCGAACTGGCCCGACTGCGGGATTCGGGTCTGCGCACGGTGGTGCTGGAAGCCTCTTCGCACGCGCTGGACCAGGGACGACTGGCCGGTCTGTGTTTTACCAGTGTCATCTTTACCACCCTGGGTCATGATCACCTGGACTACCATGCCGACCGAAACGCCTACGCCGAGGCCAAGGCACGGCTGTTCACCGACTTTGTCAGCCAGCGCCAGTTGATCAACCTCGATGACTTGTTTGGACGTGAGCTGGCCGGTCGCCTGGCCGGACCGGGTTGCATTGGCTACAGCCGGACCGATCAGGCCGATGCCAGCGTTCGGGTTGACGCCTTCACCTCCAGCAGCGAAGGACTCAGTGCTCGATTGTGGCTCGACCAGCAGGTCCTGGAAGTGCGTAGCTGCCTGATCGGGCAGGTCAACCTCTGGAATCTGATGGTGGTGGCGGCCGAGCTGGCCGAGCGTGGGCGCTCACTGCCTGACATTGCCGAGCAAATTTCCAGGCTGATGCCAGTGCCGGGACGAATGCAGCCGGTGCGAGACGGTGATGGTCGCCTGGCCGTCATCGATTATGCCCATACCCCGGATGCGCTGGACAATGCCCTGGTCAGCCTGCGCGAGCTGACCCGGGGTGAACTGTGGTGCGTGTTTGGCTGCGGCGGCAACCGCGATTCGGCCAAACGCGACCGCATGGGGCGCATCGCCGAGGGCCGCGCCGACCATGTCGTGCTGACCGATGACAACCCGCGCCATGAAGATGGCCTGGCCATCATCCGCGACATTCAGGCGGGCATGCAGCGTCCTGAGCGCAGCATCGTCATTCGCGACCGGGCGCGCGCCATACACAAGGCATTGAGCGATTGCGCTGCCGATGATGTAGTGCTGATTGCCGGCAAGGGCCATGAGACCGAGCAGGTCATCGGCGATCAACGCCTGCCATTTGACGATGCAGTCTGTGCCAGGCAGGCCCTGGAGGCCTTGCCATGCTGA
- the mraY gene encoding phospho-N-acetylmuramoyl-pentapeptide-transferase, with product MLLWLFEEWLARDVALFGFITFRTIMAAMTAMAVSLVIGPYFIRHMVERQIGQPIRDLGPDSHLSKAGTPTMGGTMILIALVISTLLWADLANRYVWTVLFVTLAFGAIGFVDDFLKLKYRDSAGLSARTKYLAQSLAAIGVALFLYYTSDVSANTQLFVPFFKDIAIPLGFAGFIVLTYFVVVGTSNAVNLTDGLDGLAIMPAVFVAVGLGIFAYATGNTVFAEYLGMPFIPGAGELAIFCSAMAGAGLGFLWFNTYPAQVFMGDVGALAVGAALGLIAVIVRQEIVFVVMAGIFVIETLSVILQVASFKLTGRRIFRMAPIHHHFELKGWPEPKVIVRFWIIAVMLVLAALATMKVR from the coding sequence ATGCTGCTGTGGCTTTTCGAGGAATGGCTGGCGCGGGATGTCGCGCTGTTCGGGTTCATTACCTTCCGCACCATCATGGCGGCGATGACGGCCATGGCGGTATCGCTGGTGATCGGACCGTATTTCATCCGCCACATGGTCGAGCGCCAGATCGGCCAGCCGATTCGCGATCTGGGGCCCGACAGTCACCTGTCCAAGGCCGGCACCCCGACCATGGGCGGAACCATGATCCTGATTGCGCTGGTCATCAGCACGCTGCTGTGGGCCGATCTGGCCAATCGCTACGTGTGGACCGTGCTGTTTGTCACCCTTGCATTCGGGGCCATCGGTTTTGTCGACGACTTTCTCAAGCTCAAGTACCGCGACAGTGCGGGCCTGTCGGCCCGAACCAAGTACCTGGCACAATCGCTGGCGGCCATTGGCGTCGCCCTGTTTCTCTACTACACCTCCGATGTCTCGGCCAACACCCAGTTGTTCGTGCCGTTCTTTAAAGACATCGCCATTCCGCTGGGCTTTGCCGGCTTTATCGTGCTGACCTATTTCGTGGTCGTCGGCACGTCCAACGCGGTCAACCTGACCGATGGTCTGGACGGGCTGGCCATCATGCCGGCTGTGTTCGTGGCCGTGGGGCTGGGGATCTTCGCTTATGCCACCGGCAACACGGTGTTCGCCGAGTATCTGGGCATGCCCTTTATCCCCGGAGCCGGTGAACTGGCCATCTTCTGCTCGGCGATGGCCGGGGCGGGCCTGGGTTTTCTCTGGTTCAACACCTACCCGGCCCAGGTCTTCATGGGCGATGTCGGTGCCCTGGCCGTGGGCGCGGCCCTGGGGCTGATTGCCGTCATCGTGCGCCAGGAAATCGTGTTCGTGGTCATGGCCGGCATCTTCGTGATCGAGACGCTGTCGGTGATTCTCCAGGTGGCCTCGTTCAAGCTCACCGGGCGGCGGATTTTCCGTATGGCCCCGATTCACCATCATTTCGAGCTCAAGGGCTGGCCCGAGCCGAAAGTGATTGTGCGTTTCTGGATCATTGCCGTGATGCTGGTGCTCGCGGCCCTGGCAACGATGAAGGTGCGGTAG
- a CDS encoding D-alanine--D-alanine ligase, whose product MSGDRDPRKFGHVALVIGGDSAEREVSLRGGRAVTAALERLGIQFSVVDGARRLLEQVAAGHYDRVFNLLHGRDGEDGALQGALRIYGVPVTGSGVLASALTMDKLQSKRVWKACGLPTPPWQEARSADEASAIAAALPPPWFVKPAREGSSIGMSRVDTVDALGPAIEQALSFDDLVLVEQLIQGAEYTAAILDATVLPLIELETPREFYDYEAKYESGDTRYRCPSGLPSTTETELAKLCLQAFEVLGTTGWGRVDLMVDRSGQPWLLEVNTTPGMTDHSLMPMAAQAAGIGFDELVWRILDTSRSR is encoded by the coding sequence ATGAGCGGCGATCGCGATCCCCGGAAGTTCGGGCACGTGGCCCTGGTCATCGGCGGCGACAGCGCCGAGCGCGAAGTTTCCCTGCGTGGGGGGCGTGCCGTGACCGCCGCGCTGGAGCGCCTGGGTATCCAGTTCAGCGTGGTCGACGGAGCCCGTCGCCTGCTGGAGCAGGTGGCTGCCGGCCACTATGACCGGGTATTCAATCTGCTGCACGGACGGGATGGCGAAGATGGCGCCCTGCAGGGCGCGCTGCGCATCTACGGCGTACCGGTGACCGGCTCGGGCGTGCTCGCCTCGGCCCTGACCATGGACAAGCTGCAAAGCAAGCGGGTCTGGAAAGCCTGTGGCCTGCCGACCCCGCCCTGGCAGGAAGCCCGTTCGGCTGACGAGGCCAGTGCCATAGCCGCGGCACTGCCACCCCCCTGGTTTGTCAAGCCGGCGCGCGAGGGCTCGAGCATCGGCATGAGTCGGGTCGATACAGTCGACGCGCTGGGCCCGGCCATAGAGCAGGCACTGTCGTTCGACGATCTCGTGCTGGTCGAACAGTTGATCCAGGGCGCCGAGTACACCGCGGCGATTCTTGATGCCACGGTGCTGCCCCTGATCGAGCTTGAGACCCCGCGCGAGTTCTACGACTACGAGGCCAAATACGAGTCTGGCGACACCCGCTATCGCTGTCCCAGCGGCTTGCCGTCGACTACCGAAACCGAGCTGGCCAAACTGTGCCTGCAGGCATTCGAGGTGCTGGGAACGACCGGCTGGGGCCGGGTCGATCTGATGGTCGACCGCAGCGGCCAGCCGTGGCTGCTGGAAGTCAATACCACACCGGGCATGACCGACCACTCGCTGATGCCAATGGCCGCGCAGGCGGCAGGCATCGGTTTCGACGAGCTGGTCTGGCGCATTCTCGACACGAGCAGGAGCCGCTGA
- the murC gene encoding UDP-N-acetylmuramate--L-alanine ligase, whose translation MKVNEPMRSLMHRVRQIHFVGIGGAGMSGIAEVLINLGFAVSGSDLQASDATRRLARLGATIHTGHAGQHLGAADVVVVSGAVPEDNPEVLAARERRLPVVARAEMLGELMRFRHGIAVAGTHGKTTTTSLVASLLAEGGLDPTFIVGGLVNAFGSSARLGQGRYLVAEADESDGSFLKLQPVISVVTNIDRDHLDAYQGSFDQLQRAFLEFLHHLPFFGVAVLCTDDAHVAELVPEVGRTVVTYGLDEEADVHASDLRQEGRRMSFDLWLPGAGAALPVGLSQPGRHNVLNAIGAAAVAWELGLDPQSIARGLDGFGGIGRRFAEIGTLDIQGKQVQAFEDYGHHPTELDAVIRAARSGWPQRRLVLFFQPHRYTRTRDQFEEFARVLAEVDVLVLGDIYPAGEQPLAGIDADSLARAVKRRGELPLERIGGVAEAPDALAEVLEDGDLLLVMGAGDVGRLGALLRERYTREAS comes from the coding sequence ATGAAGGTCAACGAGCCCATGCGCAGCCTGATGCACCGAGTGCGCCAGATTCATTTCGTCGGCATTGGTGGTGCCGGCATGAGCGGTATTGCCGAGGTGCTCATCAATCTCGGCTTTGCCGTCAGCGGTTCCGATCTGCAGGCGTCCGACGCAACCCGCCGGCTGGCCCGGCTGGGCGCAACCATTCACACAGGCCATGCCGGTCAGCATCTGGGCGCGGCCGACGTGGTGGTGGTTTCCGGCGCGGTGCCTGAGGACAATCCGGAGGTGCTGGCGGCACGCGAACGCCGCTTGCCGGTCGTGGCCCGGGCCGAAATGCTGGGTGAGTTGATGCGTTTCCGGCACGGCATTGCCGTGGCCGGCACGCATGGCAAAACCACGACCACTTCACTGGTGGCCAGCCTGCTGGCCGAAGGCGGCCTGGATCCGACCTTTATTGTCGGTGGCCTGGTCAATGCATTCGGATCCAGCGCACGCCTGGGGCAGGGCCGTTACCTGGTCGCCGAAGCCGATGAGTCCGATGGCTCTTTCCTCAAGCTGCAGCCGGTCATTTCGGTGGTGACCAACATCGACCGCGATCATCTCGATGCCTATCAGGGCAGTTTCGATCAGTTGCAGCGCGCCTTTCTGGAGTTTCTCCATCACCTGCCGTTCTTTGGCGTGGCCGTGTTGTGCACGGACGACGCCCACGTCGCCGAGCTGGTGCCGGAAGTCGGGCGGACCGTGGTGACCTACGGCCTCGACGAGGAAGCCGACGTGCATGCCAGCGACCTGCGCCAGGAAGGCCGTCGCATGTCCTTTGATCTTTGGCTGCCCGGCGCCGGGGCCGCCTTGCCCGTCGGCCTGTCGCAACCGGGCCGGCACAATGTGCTCAATGCCATCGGCGCGGCCGCAGTGGCCTGGGAGCTGGGCCTGGACCCGCAGTCGATCGCGCGCGGCCTCGACGGTTTTGGCGGCATCGGTCGTCGGTTCGCCGAAATCGGAACGCTCGATATTCAGGGCAAGCAGGTGCAGGCCTTCGAGGACTACGGTCACCACCCGACCGAACTCGATGCCGTCATTCGTGCTGCCCGCAGCGGCTGGCCGCAACGCCGGCTGGTGCTGTTTTTCCAGCCCCACCGCTACACCCGCACACGCGATCAGTTCGAAGAGTTCGCGCGCGTGCTGGCCGAGGTCGATGTGCTGGTGCTCGGCGATATCTATCCGGCCGGAGAACAGCCCCTGGCCGGTATTGATGCCGACAGTCTCGCCCGCGCCGTGAAGCGGCGCGGAGAGTTGCCATTGGAACGAATCGGCGGTGTTGCCGAAGCACCCGATGCCCTGGCCGAGGTGCTGGAAGATGGCGACCTGCTGCTGGTCATGGGCGCCGGCGATGTCGGCCGGCTGGGCGCGTTGTTGCGTGAGCGTTACACAAGGGAGGCCTCATGA
- a CDS encoding UDP-N-acetylmuramoyl-tripeptide--D-alanyl-D-alanine ligase, whose amino-acid sequence MLKFSLKRLAGLIGGHATGNGTEIVGMTHDSRRVRPGNLFCALPGQRVDGHDFVTTAADAGAAAALVTRELDIALPQLVVDDVLEAMGHIASAWREQLPVTVIAVTGSNGKTTVKEMLAAILSRHDPTLATAGNYNNEIGVPLTLASISDEHRYAVIEMGASRPGDIAYLCRMARPEIGVLTNAASAHLEGFGSLDGVAETKGELFRSLSPSGLAVINADDAYCGKWQEMAAHCRSITFGTASHALVCGRRRGERIEVTTPVGQFEYRPRLPGHHNMMNALAAAAVAVTLDIPLPDIASALGELAGVPGRLQLHHHPAGWTLIDDSYNANPASLRAGLQVLAEQPGERWLVLGDMAELGSDAARMHADVGREAVDMGVDRLFAVGELARHSVAAFGQGATHFEDREALASALAAELHAGVHCLVKGSRSMEMEHIVRSLIGEAA is encoded by the coding sequence ATGCTGAAGTTCTCGCTCAAGCGCCTGGCAGGACTGATCGGCGGGCATGCCACCGGCAATGGCACCGAGATTGTCGGGATGACGCATGATTCCCGGAGGGTCCGGCCAGGCAATCTGTTCTGTGCTTTGCCGGGGCAACGGGTCGACGGGCATGATTTCGTGACCACGGCAGCCGATGCCGGGGCCGCGGCAGCGCTGGTCACGCGGGAACTGGATATCGCCCTGCCGCAACTGGTGGTCGACGATGTACTCGAGGCCATGGGCCACATTGCATCGGCCTGGCGCGAGCAGCTTCCGGTTACGGTGATCGCGGTGACCGGGTCGAATGGCAAGACCACGGTCAAGGAAATGCTGGCCGCCATCCTGAGCCGTCATGACCCGACACTGGCAACGGCCGGAAACTATAACAACGAGATTGGCGTTCCCCTGACACTGGCCAGCATTTCCGATGAGCACCGTTATGCGGTCATCGAAATGGGAGCAAGCCGACCTGGTGATATTGCCTACCTGTGCAGGATGGCCCGGCCTGAAATCGGTGTGCTCACCAATGCCGCATCCGCCCACCTGGAAGGTTTCGGCAGTCTTGACGGCGTGGCCGAAACCAAGGGCGAGCTGTTCCGTTCGCTCTCCCCCTCGGGCCTGGCGGTGATCAATGCCGACGATGCCTATTGTGGAAAGTGGCAGGAAATGGCCGCGCATTGCCGCAGTATCACGTTCGGTACCGCGAGTCACGCCCTGGTCTGTGGCCGACGGCGGGGAGAAAGAATCGAGGTCACGACCCCGGTCGGCCAGTTCGAGTATCGCCCGCGGCTGCCCGGGCATCACAACATGATGAATGCGCTCGCCGCCGCGGCGGTGGCGGTCACGCTGGATATTCCCTTGCCGGATATCGCCTCGGCGCTGGGAGAGCTCGCCGGTGTGCCAGGCAGGCTGCAGCTTCATCACCACCCGGCTGGCTGGACCCTGATTGACGATTCCTACAACGCCAACCCGGCCTCACTGCGCGCCGGGTTGCAGGTGCTGGCCGAGCAGCCGGGTGAACGCTGGCTGGTGCTGGGCGACATGGCGGAACTCGGATCCGATGCCGCCCGCATGCATGCCGATGTCGGGCGCGAAGCGGTCGATATGGGCGTCGATCGGCTGTTTGCCGTAGGTGAGCTGGCCCGTCACAGCGTGGCCGCCTTTGGTCAGGGCGCCACGCATTTCGAGGATCGGGAAGCCCTGGCTTCGGCGCTGGCTGCTGAACTGCATGCCGGCGTGCACTGCCTGGTCAAGGGATCGCGCTCCATGGAAATGGAACACATTGTCCGGTCGCTGATCGGGGAGGCTGCCTGA
- a CDS encoding cell division protein FtsQ/DivIB has product MRPTWIATAVLAGLIALLALWLRAGVVGGQQWSIDWLDVEGDLSRTSSDQVRAAVIGEAGKGFFAADLQQVRAAVEALPWVAQAEVSRQWPDALSIRVVEHRPLARWNDSGLFSDRGEVFRVDGSDGMQGLARLHGPENRRREVLDTWLEMRRALADIGQDIERLAVDERGAWQAELGNGVTLVLGRESMHERLERYIGVHPALSGRERRARVVDLRYTNGLAVRWAGESTGEQADHG; this is encoded by the coding sequence ATGCGACCGACCTGGATAGCCACCGCGGTACTGGCCGGCCTGATTGCCCTGCTTGCCTTGTGGCTGCGCGCCGGCGTGGTGGGCGGTCAGCAGTGGTCGATTGACTGGCTGGATGTGGAAGGGGACCTGAGCCGCACCAGCAGCGACCAGGTCCGCGCAGCGGTGATCGGGGAGGCCGGCAAGGGATTTTTCGCCGCCGACCTGCAACAGGTGCGGGCTGCGGTCGAGGCACTGCCCTGGGTGGCGCAGGCCGAGGTCTCGCGGCAATGGCCGGACGCGCTCAGCATCCGGGTCGTCGAGCACCGGCCCCTGGCGCGCTGGAACGACAGCGGGCTGTTCAGTGATCGTGGCGAGGTCTTCCGGGTCGATGGCAGCGACGGCATGCAGGGGCTGGCTCGGCTGCATGGCCCGGAAAACCGGCGCCGGGAAGTGCTCGACACCTGGCTCGAGATGCGTCGTGCGCTGGCCGACATCGGCCAGGACATCGAACGGCTGGCCGTCGATGAACGCGGTGCCTGGCAAGCAGAACTCGGCAACGGCGTGACACTGGTATTGGGTCGAGAGTCCATGCACGAGCGGCTGGAACGTTATATCGGAGTTCATCCCGCGCTCAGCGGCAGGGAGCGGCGCGCGCGCGTGGTCGACTTGCGCTACACCAACGGCCTGGCAGTGCGCTGGGCTGGCGAATCAACTGGAGAACAGGCAGATCATGGCTAA